In the Salvia miltiorrhiza cultivar Shanhuang (shh) chromosome 8, IMPLAD_Smil_shh, whole genome shotgun sequence genome, GGTTTTGGTCGCCTAAGCTTTATTTATATGGGGCGAAAAATGattcccaaaaaaaaataaaaaaaaattctcataGGAGAAGAATTATAATACTATCACTTATAAAGTGCAAGTTTTGACGCTACTAACTAAAAGTATAAGCTTGATTTATTGGTTTGGATCGGAAATAGTACGTCACGAAAAATAAATTACTAGTTCCTTTATATAAAATGTATTTATTGTATATACATTGAAACGAAGAAGTCAAATGCTAGAAAACAATAGAGAATCAATGGTGAGCTCGGTTGAAATTTAATCACGGCCCATTTGAAGTGTAGCtactaaataataatattatttcgaATTTTTTCGATCGAGTAATTAAATTTTCTAAGATTAGTCAAGATGAAAtctttactaaaaaaaatctaGTATAAAAAAGAGGCAATgctaaaattcaaaatataccGACATTTTGTAAATGTCCCAAAGCATGTGTCACGGCATGAGGGCTTAGTGTCGGCAGAGAGGTCCCCTAaattaatagtagtaataatatGTAAATTAGGTTAGGTAGGTCACATTCAGCCAAAACAATTGAAAAAACCCCATTTGTCTAATTTCCACATTTTCAGCCGCTCTATAATACATTACAAGCTATATATTGCTTGTGAAAACAAATTTATAGATATGAAAGTTATTGCCCACCAAACAAATAATCATTTCAATTGTTTTTAGCAATCATTCAAAATTATATATCCGTACAGTCTTCCTACTAAATATTAGTagtagaataattaaaaatttgatgATAATGTGTTTTTTATGGTAATGGGTTCATACTTTGTTGGTTCAATTACAAcctttaattaatatgttatacTTGTAACATATTTCAATTATGATATACTATGACATGTATTTGTATTTGGAATGTATTTATATAGATAtggatatatataaaaatataaatatatggaTGAGATCGCGTGAGaatcatatttttttgtaaGAACTGAGAACACGTACATAAACACACACTACCAGAAAAATTGACATCTAAAGAAACTAACGACGGATTAGTTTCCGTCTTTAATTTTTCGGCTTTAAGGACGATTTCTCGATGGAATaccaattatttaaataatttttaaatttttgtcatCTGCACGTCATGTGTTTTAATGACGCAACATGAACAACCTGAATAAGCATATCGATCGTGAGGTTTGTATCGTGTCACTAAGTCCGacgttaaattaaataattaacgacataatatttatttttaacgacgAAAAATTTCATCGTTAATATATAGCACATATTTTTACAGtgacataaaatacatgaatatATGAGAGATAGTCAATTGATACAAATAAATGTAACACATGCACATGATTGATAATGAACTACTGTGTTTGTGTATTCTCAACTTAATTaagcattatttatttattatcaatTCTCAACATTTGTGCATGtatgtattatatttattaatttgttcaatataatcatttaatttcttatatatgaATTTCATGTGTTTACGGATGCTTTTTTAGTTATCACTTACATGGCTAAAAATAAAATGGGCTCTATATAAAAGTTCAAGGAATTGCGAAccaatcattaattaattatcaaaatTTCAATAGTTTGATCAACCGATTTGTTCTTCTTCTTGGCTTGTTCACTGTTGAGTTGCTGCAATACGTAAGTATGggttatttaaaaatataaatttcatgAACCTATCGACAAAAAACCCGTTTCTTGTATAAGGAGCTAATTATGTTAaatcatttaaataaaaaacataaatatgcaatTCTGTTTTTTCTTATTCTACGTACGTCAAATTATTGagcatatatataataaatatcatcaaatttttttttatcagaaaagataatactccctccgtccacgaaagaactttttaattaggagggagtggcacggattttaagaaaaaatattgttgagtgtattgagagtagataaaaggtagttgagtgtattgggagtgatgaaaatttgttataattaatattgagagttgtgaaaagtgaaaagtaagagtaattataagtggtggggtatagtccaaaaatatataagaaatttttttgtggacgtcccaaaaaggaaagataggaagttctttcatggacggagggagtattataaaaaaagaactttgggtaccagaggtaccgaaCTGTCTACACGATTACATTGGAGATGCAATTACTCATCCATGAAGAAAAGCTCCTGGCCTcaacatttaaattaaaaatcttacTCCAACTCCAAAGCCTAGCCTTGACTTCTCCACAAAAACGTTGCACGTCCCATGAACTTCCTTCGAATCTGCTCTTGTTACGGCTCTTCCAGATAAGTCAGATGATACACATCCAAAGTGTTGTGAGAAAGTTTTTGCATTCCTTCTTCCCCAGATTAGTAAAGACGTCGAAATGATTAGTCACATCTTTCGGTCTTGGTGTGCACACTCCCAGCCAGCGCTAAATTTCGATCCAAACCGCTTCTGTCTTTGGACACTCCATGAAAACATGGTTCGCTGATTCAGCCTGATTGCAGCAAGCATTGCACCAGCAATCCTCAGCTTCTGTTAAGATGTTTCTCTTCCTCAAGTTGTCACACGTCGGTAACCTATTCCACATCAATCTCCACGCCATGCAATTGGGATTTAGATAAGGGTACGTTTATATGCACTTAGTGGGTGGGTGCAAGCTATAAAGCACAGCCAAATATTCCCCTTCAATCACTTCTGCCTAATTATTAGTTATTTTTCGAAATAATTGCTTCATAGATTAATATCACACCACTAACACAAAAATTATCCAGTATTACAAATAAACCATCCACATGACAAAAGTGACATAGCACATGACACTTAACGAAATTCAAACTCTATTTAATTAAGGAAATACATATATCTCAAAATTTTATAACTtctgattttttaaaaagtcgAAACATTTCCCGTAaatatatactccttccgtcccataagcttaggcttgttttcattttttgaatgtcccatttatataggcttgtttccataaaaagtaatgtttttttactcatttactattatatccctatttaattctttaatttacttccattttaatacatcattaaataataaatatgggcatactaGGGAATTTACTtgtatattttcatttccaatgatttttcttaatctttgtgaaaatcCCAATCAGCCTaagcttatgggacggagggagtatgtaatcACTACTTCTATTTGCATTAATGCTGAATGTTATGCTTAATTATATAGGTATATAAAAAATGCACAAACTCAAATATTTAGAATGAATATCGCCAAAATAATATATAGTAATACAAAATACTACTatatatgcaaaaaaaaaaaaatcacatgtcTCAAATCGGGCATGGTCAGCATCGATAACCTTTATATCCTTCAAGTCAAGCACattaattatcataatatatttttttggtgATCAAATCTGACATTAtaatgaaaatggatattgcgaattaaaattaattattgcataATATTGTGTATCTGAAACTAACATGTATGCCATGCTTTTGGCAATGACGCTGGGCCATAACATGAGCAGACAAAAATTCAACATGTCATTAAAGAGATTTGAATAAATACATTGGAAATTTTGCATTGGTCTATATTTTCTCGAATCTGAATAGATTTAGTTCAAGTTGATCCAATGatgttttttaatatattacacTCATACTTCTTTTTATGACTTCGTAAATTTCTCACGATTTATTTGAGTTTGAAAATGTTTGAATTGGATCCTCTTCAATTGCACCTTCTTGGAGCTTAAATCTCATTGCAAACTCATTGAGAGATTAAATCTTATTGCAAAGTCATTGATGTGTGAAGATTTTTATCCATATTTTGTCAAATTTACCCATGTACCAAGAAAAATAACTTCCCAACTCATCGTTATATGATCTTATTATAAAATGCATTATCCAAAATGTGATTTACatattttaaataatcataaattTTCTTTCCGTGGTAAGATCATATGTTTTGTGTAAATTTTTTCAACTGCAAGTGGTTGTTAACTATAACTATTTTGGGGAAGCTGACAAAATTAGTGGTTGCTCTTTCTTGCTTAAACGTACAAGATATCTAACAACTTTTTTGAAATAGACAATATATGATACTAGTAATTAACAACTTTTTTCAGTCCTTAAATCGAAACTGTTCATTTAAGATCCCTTATTACTAACTTGTGTGACAATATCTATTGTATACATAGATTAAGATTGTGTGGCAATCTAAGGATTTAAGATTATCCAATATTAGGGTGtattttttcttatataaatCATAAATTCTAAACACTTAATATATATTGTCATGTACCAATCATCAAAGAATGTGATAGGATATGGCACACTGAAATGGCACACTTAATATTGTATATTTTCTCAACTCTCctctcaaaatattttatcaccatcctttttttttttttttcctttttaaaggTTTTGATGATACTCGGCCCTTAATATGAGtatgtgctttcaagggtttagatttttcttttttctttttcttcttataaaattttatttcatcatcaGGGTTCTAATAATGCTTTGGGTTTTAAGGGAATGTTTCATACTAAGTAAAAGTGCATGGTCCATATGTTTATTAATCTAAGACCATTTCCATATGCAAATTAAGTCATGTGAGTGGGGCATGAGAGAAATATACTGATATGGCGATTTTAATTAAAAGGCAAATTGCAAGTCAAAAGGtcataaaatttaatatgaGAATAAAGCTTAAAATCAACTAAATAAACCATCTTCGGAGACTTTTCTTCATAAAGAAATTTCTCCCATAAATTAAAAAACCCTTAGCAACTAAATCCGGTTATTACTAGACGTACCTAAGCATAAGTTAATCATAATTACTGCCAAATTTACATTTCTTTGGAAAAGCAAATGTACctagaagttctttcatgcaTCCAAACATAGataatactaataaattaatagccatgctagaattgacgtataattaataattgttaacaatttaatttaaagaCCTGCGAATGCCTAGCTAGGCATGTAGGAATATACTAAATTATCCATGAAAGTagttatttacttatttttatgtatgtaatagttttattatttttaaaataaattttcaatgtAAATTTAAAGTAAACTAGATTTAAGAATAGACGGCTAACTGCATTCCTATTTTCGACGTTTTCTTGTCCAACTAGAGGATGTGATCGCCCAAAGTGAAATATATGggatttgctttttttttttttttttcctttttttagcACCTATTTGCTTTTCTCATTGCAATGAAAATTGTCCATTAGCCATATAATTTCAATGATATTAAAAGACGtgcgataaaaaaaataaattaaaattacaccTTTTGTTACATATAAAAATGTAAGTAAAttttctacttaattaattacaaaAATTCATACACCCTCAAATGTCACTATCTATTTTCATGACACAACAATAGCTAGATGTCACAATTTTATTATGTCACTACGGGAATATTTTGTTGtaatgttttttcttttctttttttgattttgttttaaatctattttcaatatatattttttaaatatacaaatatacatctaatatACGTTATGCGCGTTACGTACAGAAAATCCCAAATTAGACACGATGTGAACTGCAGCGAATTGATACAAAAAATTCGTTCCATTTTAAAGAGTCAATCAGTTCTTAAATTCTAAGTCAATATACATCCATGCATGTTCTTCATTTTATTTAGTCCTTgcatatagattttttttttttatcagagaaaTGAAATATATTGATGAAATCGAAAGGGTACCAGGAGTACCGAGATACATGCCAGAGAACAAGAGTATCAAGAGAATGAACTCAAGTTCAAAAGCCACCCAAAACCAACACAAAAAAACTTATGAAAAAGCTGTCAAGAACCAGGTCCTAAAATCCGAGGTAGGAACCGACATCTTGAAGTTCGTCTTCCATCCCCAAAGTCCTTGCATATAGATTGTGTTCAAATCACATGAtatttgtgtaatttaatataattagtGGTATAAATACTAAGTTACTTAATGGGTCACGAAATCATTaaattttctcaaattattattaattatagttttctatattttattaaacaaaAACTATTGTTATAAATTCCGATAAgctttgaataaataaattcaaatcaaacCCCCTACAAATAATTAATTCAGTTTCGCCCCTACAATAATACTAAGATTCTTGTTCTGTAGCACCAAatctttacaaaaataactgTAACCGAAAAGAAGCAAAAAGATAAGAGAATTTTTCGAAAAATGAGCAATCCTAACTAACAAGCTAGCTCATAAAAAGAAAGGCTAAAAGCACGAAAACTGCCaaaaaatatcatcaaaatatgtatatacaCATACATAATTACAAATATGGATCATTCTTGTGCGCATGCAATATTGCCAAATTTCTCTTTATTAGATTTTTGTCTCAACTGCATCCCCCCCACCTAGGCTTCAATTTCCTTATCACAACATTACCTCAAGTGGGACCCAACAATCTTCTTATTTATACCCCCATACACAATTATTTCATTACACACAACACAACTATACAATTAAAATTTTTAGTTCATTAATTCTTTTTTCCCAATGGCTCCTCTCCTAATCTCTCTCCTCTTCCTTTTCATGTTCCCTTTGGGGAATAATGGTCAGGGTCCGCCCTCACCAGGCTACTACCCTAGCTCGAGAATCGGCTCGGTAGGGTTCAACCAAGGGTTCAGGAATCTTTGGGGCCCACAGCACCAGAGGCTCGACCAAGGCGCCCTCACCATTTGGCTCGATCGAACCtcaggtatttttttttttttggagatacTACAAGATACatgtataattttaattagtcaTGACTACAAATACAATGGCAGGGAGCGGATTCAAGTCATTAAATCCTTATTCATCTGGCTATTTTGGGGCTGCTATAAAGCTGCAACCGGGATATACTGCTGGAGTTATTACATCTTTATATGTAAGAATTAGTTCCAACacttattttagtatttttttgagCTAGGTTTTAATTTTGTGTCCAAATTAAAAACTGGGATTTCAAAATGGCAGCTCTCAAACAATGAAGATCACCCAGGCAACCACGACGAGATCGACATCGAGTTCTTGGGCACGACGGAGGGGAAGCCTTATGTTCTTCAAACAAATGTATACATCAGAGGGAGTGGTGATGGAAATATTATTGGTAGAGAGATGAAATTCAATCTCTGGTTCGATCCCACCAAAGATTTCCACAACTATGCTATCCTTTGGAATCCCACCGAGATCATGTTAGTCttactaaatatatatatatatatatatatatatatatatatatatatatatatatatatatatatatcctctgattttattatataaagtatataattaagaaaataattaaattaaattctgcAAATGGTCGTCATGCACGTAGTGTAGTTCTAACTTGAAAATAGTAAGTGTGATATTTCAACACCACTATTCATAATTTTGCAGAATTTTCACATTCCTCTCAATAATTAGAGCTAATAGAAGTAAATTTGTCTAGTTCCTTAATATACTATATTAGTGGACGTATATAAATATGGCGATAGAAATATCATGTGCAATTATTTTCTTCCTACTTCATTTTGAGAGAGacatgttatttttattatgttcataataatatatagtaattaattcGCCTTCCTTTTTCGCCTACGTGTCACAAAAATGCAGATATTTCGTGGACGATGTGCCGATTAGAAGGTACACGAGGAAAAGCGATGCCACGTTTCCTTTGAGGCCAATGTATGTGTACGGATCCATATGGGATGCGTCATCGTGGGCGACCGAAAATGGCAAATACAAGGCGGACTACAACCACCAACCCTTCGTTGGCAAGTATAACAACTTCAAGATCGGCGGCTGCAGGGCGGGCACGGCCTCGTGCAGCcccgcctccgcctctccctCGGGCGGGCCCGGGCTGAGCCGCCAGCAGTTGGCGGCGATGGAGTGGGTGCAAAGGAATTACAAGGTGTATGATTATTGTAGGGATCAACAAAGGGACCATAGGCTCACTCCCGAGTGCTAGAATCTATGGAAAGATCCTCTGTTGCTACGTGTCAACGTTTTGGAGAGTCTTGAGATGGACCCCACTTCTTAAAATAGatttctttaataaaaaaaagtgtaCGTAGCGTCCAAGCCTCCAAACTTCAATGTTTTGGAAGTTGCTTAATATATATGTTGTGTGTGATTTGCATGTGAGATGAGAGGATGAAAAAAAAGTATCCTCTTGTGTGTTTGTCAAGGCAGGAAAGTTGCCAACAGATGTATACCTTTTACTTATATGAATTCCACATTTAATTTGTACTAATTAAATGGTTCTTTTTCAACTTTATACTTCATGTCATTGAgcttttaatttcttatttttttaatacaagTATAATTGCTTCTTTATTTAAGAgtcttatatttatatatatcctCTTCTATGTGTAAATATAGCTAGAGGAATGGTGAAACTTATCAGTATATCACGAAGGGTTCACAAAAACAAACAATTTAAATACATGCAACATGAATATATTTAACTAACTTATACTTCGTATTTAATTGAAGAtgcaatatattttatatttaattcattTCTCAATTAATATATTAGAATATATAAGAGTGAAGTCTGaacttaaatctatttttaattcatttttcttattttaattttatcaaatatataattatgtaaataaacaataaaaataattaacaatatAGACAGGCCGAAAAGCCCAAAATCCCAAGATTTTGGGCGTTGAAGCCCAGTTGACTTGACGGGCCGTTTGGGCAATGCTTTTAAGGCTCAATTTTTTTCTGAGTCTCCATTTTATCGAGCTCAGTTCAATCCTAAACTCGAACAAGTAGGACGGGCCTGATCTTGCCGGCTCAAATGGCCGAGTATGCAATGAGATAGTTTCTACTTATAGACCACACGTCGTGGGAGTTACATTTATTTCTACAAACTGGGCCATGGCTTATGGTGCTTTGGGCCTCATTCACAGCCCACTTAACTACTTCTTTAAGAGGAGCCCACTAATGCTTGAGATCAGAAAAGGAGAATATTGGCAGAATAGTCAGTATATTTACTACTTACAGGAATCAATTGAGTTGGTAAATGAAATAGACGGTTAATTAAATCTTAAACTATATTtatgttattaatttattttgaattataaaaatacattttaattaataaattatcgaGTTTATATTAATTGCACTTATTGTCCATTTTTTGCTTCGGAAAATTGATATGATTATACTAACATATGGTGTCttattaaggggggtgtattcgttgtggatttccacagactttaaaaagtccatggaatttaaattccatgaaattcacatagattccagacgactttcaaagaattcgtggttggatttcaccccgattttcactgattttcgaagactttacgggataattttggaattgaattccatgaaatcAGCGCCCGCAGAAAACCAGCGCCCGCTAGAAGCTAGATGAGACCCAGCGCCCGCGGAGTCCCAGCActcgctggaaacccagcgaccgctgggttccagcgagcgctgggaatATGACGCATTTGACCGATCCCCGTGAAATGTGTTGTGAACTTATTGATGCACATCTGCCAATAACGGAGACACAAAAGGACTGCCCCATTGATAAGAAAGAAGCAATAGCAAAAAACAAATGGATTTATAAAGCTATTTAAATAGACAAAGAAAGAGGGTGGGTTTACAAAAGGCATATAGAGAACATCATTACGCTTCTATGCTCAAGATACATTGCGTCAAACTTGTATCCTGGTCAACGAGTTACATCCAGCCAAGCAGCTCCGTCTGTAATCACTCAGGTCACGCAACAAACATGTTGATGCTGTGACATACTCAGCGCTCGCGACAACCCAGCGGCTGCTGggaacccagcgctcgctggctttttggccgcgggcgctggaactcaacGCTCACTTaaaatttcatggatttcaattctcgtggttcttggccggatttcgtcgtgtgtattttttggatgaaatccatgaaagtcattccgaattttaagtcaatggaataacgaatacacctagatttgtatggattttaaaaagtcttgaacgaatacacccaaatttatatggacttttaaaagtcttgaacgaatacacccaaacttttaaaatccatagaaatccatcaaattccacaacgaatacacccccctaagtctTGGGTATATCACTATGTTCATAATACATTCaattataataattacaatTTGTATCGCTTTCTTAAAATTATTCTGTGAATGAGTGGGTATTAAATAAAACATTGTATGATGCAGACTTTCGTTATTATTCTCCCAAATGAAATCTTA is a window encoding:
- the LOC131000095 gene encoding probable xyloglucan endotransglucosylase/hydrolase protein 32, encoding MAPLLISLLFLFMFPLGNNGQGPPSPGYYPSSRIGSVGFNQGFRNLWGPQHQRLDQGALTIWLDRTSGSGFKSLNPYSSGYFGAAIKLQPGYTAGVITSLYLSNNEDHPGNHDEIDIEFLGTTEGKPYVLQTNVYIRGSGDGNIIGREMKFNLWFDPTKDFHNYAILWNPTEIIYFVDDVPIRRYTRKSDATFPLRPMYVYGSIWDASSWATENGKYKADYNHQPFVGKYNNFKIGGCRAGTASCSPASASPSGGPGLSRQQLAAMEWVQRNYKVYDYCRDQQRDHRLTPEC